Proteins encoded within one genomic window of Jiangella mangrovi:
- the wecB gene encoding non-hydrolyzing UDP-N-acetylglucosamine 2-epimerase — MRLTDGRKRVAFLYGTRPEAIKMAPVVAAVRRTAGLMPVVVTSGQHREILDQVNDLFGIVPDRDLDLLRPGQTLDGVMAGALRGFGDYLDERPVDAVVVQGDTSTAFAGALAAYHRQLPVVHVEAGLRTQHLYSPFPEEGNRRFIGVVADLHCAPTRAAAANLLAENVPAERIIVTGNTVIDALMWAVERQRVTEDPFVDAAIAAGRRIVTVTLHRRESWDGGIRAVADAVARVARRHPEVLVVLPMHPNPVVRAELRPLLDPVPNVHLAAPMAYAPFCRLLAGSAVVVTDSGGVQEEAPTLNVPVIVTRETTERPEAVHAGAAVLVGTDRDRIATTLEELLADELLHQRMASAPSPFGDGRAAERIAVAIGDLLSAGRLAATDDRVGAFAS, encoded by the coding sequence ATGAGACTGACCGACGGACGCAAGCGGGTGGCGTTCCTCTACGGAACCAGGCCCGAGGCGATCAAGATGGCGCCGGTCGTGGCGGCGGTGCGGCGAACTGCGGGGTTGATGCCCGTCGTCGTCACCTCGGGGCAGCATCGGGAGATCCTGGACCAGGTCAACGACCTGTTCGGCATCGTCCCCGACCGCGACCTGGACCTGCTGCGGCCGGGGCAGACACTCGACGGCGTGATGGCCGGCGCGCTGCGCGGGTTCGGCGACTACCTGGACGAGCGGCCGGTGGACGCCGTCGTCGTCCAGGGCGACACGAGCACCGCGTTCGCGGGCGCTCTCGCGGCCTACCACCGCCAACTCCCGGTCGTGCACGTCGAGGCCGGGCTACGCACGCAACACCTGTACTCGCCGTTCCCGGAGGAGGGGAACCGCCGGTTCATCGGCGTCGTGGCGGACCTGCACTGTGCCCCGACCCGGGCCGCGGCGGCCAACCTACTGGCGGAGAACGTGCCCGCGGAGCGGATCATCGTCACGGGGAACACGGTGATCGACGCGCTCATGTGGGCGGTCGAGCGCCAGCGGGTGACCGAGGATCCATTCGTCGACGCCGCGATCGCCGCGGGACGGCGGATCGTCACCGTCACCCTGCACCGGCGTGAGTCGTGGGACGGCGGCATCCGCGCGGTCGCCGACGCGGTGGCTCGCGTCGCCCGGCGGCATCCCGAGGTGCTCGTCGTCCTCCCGATGCATCCCAACCCCGTCGTCCGCGCGGAGCTGCGACCGCTGCTCGACCCGGTGCCGAACGTCCACCTCGCCGCGCCGATGGCCTATGCGCCCTTCTGCCGGTTGCTCGCCGGCTCGGCTGTCGTCGTCACGGACTCCGGCGGTGTCCAGGAGGAGGCGCCGACCCTGAACGTCCCGGTGATCGTCACCCGGGAGACGACGGAACGGCCGGAGGCGGTCCACGCGGGCGCGGCCGTGCTCGTCGGGACCGACCGCGACCGCATCGCCACGACGCTGGAGGAGCTGCTCGCCGACGAGCTCCTCCACCAGCGGATGGCGTCGGCGCCGAGTCCGTTCGGGGACGGGCGCGCGGCCGAGCGGATCGCGGTCGCGATCGGCGACCTGCTGTCCGCGGGCCGGCTCGCGGCCACGGACGACCGCGTGGGCGCGTTCGCCTCGTAG